In a single window of the Raphanus sativus cultivar WK10039 chromosome 9, ASM80110v3, whole genome shotgun sequence genome:
- the LOC130499532 gene encoding uncharacterized protein LOC130499532, which yields MTTAFVPLFDGSHYECWSLKMKTFLKTMDLWDVVETGTQQEPLRESSWSSNEFNGEYYTSSADGYYSAYWKQYMEAKDVNALYLIQTALSHEILPWIAFATSSKEAWEILLVKSLGGPIFQARKLSDLKKEYMDIKMMDSETIHEFTGKLMELVFRMKSCGWKVEDKELVKKIISSLPSKFDKVLVDIAETLSISVLIDCLLVHEYNIMRQVQEYSLEESVAESVDVEESFQEEAEILYSLNEITQCQVISMERQGEVSSVVQQNQKMLMQLQKQMVALMQHTL from the coding sequence ATGACGACGGCTTTTGTTCCACTGTTTGATGGGAGTCATTACGAATGTTGGAGTTTAAAAATGAAAACGTTTTTGAAGACTATGGATCTATGGGACGTCGTGGAGACAGGAACTCAGCAAGAACCGCTGCGTGAGAGTTCATGGTCATCTAATGAATTCAATGGAGAATATTATACATCATCAGCTGATGGTTACTATTCAGCATATTGGAAACAATATATGGAAGCAAAAGACGTGAACGCACTTTATTTAATCCAAACTGCATTAAGCCATGAGATTCTTCCATGGATAGCTTTTGCTACTTCATCAAAGGAAGCATGGGAAATTTTGTTAGTGAAATCATTAGGTGGTCCTATATTTCAAGCTAGAAAGCTATCTGATCTCAAGAAGGAGTACATGGATATTAAAATGATGGATTCGGAAACGATTCATGAATTCACTGGAAAACTAATGGAGCTTGTGTTTCGTATGAAATCGTGTGGGTGGAAGGTTGAAGATAAAGAATTGGTGAAAAAGATTATATCCTCTTTACCTTCAAAATTTGACAAAGTCTTGGTGGATATTGCGGAAACACTTTCGATTAGTGTCCTTATCGATTGTTTGCTTGTTCACGAATACAATATTATGAGACAGGTTCAAGAGTACTCTTTGGAAGAATCAGTTGCTGAAAGTGTTGATGTGGAAGAAAGTTTTCAAGAAGAAGCtgaaatattatattctttgaATGAGATCACTCAATGCCAAGTGATATCCATGGAGAGACAAGGAGAAGTGTCGTCGGTGGTGCAGCAGAATCAAAAAATGCTTATGCAGCTGCAAAAACAAATGGTGGCCTTAATGCAACATACACTCTga